The Synechocystis sp. PCC 6714 genome includes the window GTGATTTTTGCCAATGGCATTTCCTTGGTTTTTAGCAATTGTATTGACTAGCGAGAATTTTGATGATTACCCATTGCCGCCGAACCATTGCGGCTATTTTTCTGGCAATTTTTACTTGGCCGATCGCCCCTGGGCAAGCTTCTCCTCCGAGGCCGGTGGACAGGACGGTGGAGTGCGAAATTTTGGTGGTAGGCGGGGGATTAGCCGGCGCTGCGACAGCCTATGAAAGTTTGTTGGCGGGAAAAAACGTTTGCATGACGGAATTAACAGACTGGGTAGGAGGACAGTTAACCTCCCAGGGCACCTCTGCGCTAGATGAGAAGCCGACCCAAACAGATAAACTATTCTATCCCCGGGGTTATCTGGAGCTAAGGCAACGGATAAAAGATTTCTACGGCGTTCAAAATCCCGGTAAATGTTGGGTAAGTCGCTCTTCTTGTTTTTTACCTAAAGATGGCCATGACATTTTGATGGCCATGCTCAAGGATGCGGAAAAAAAAGGCCGAGGTACTCTGCAATGGTTCCCCAACACTGTCATCAAAGAACTAGTTTTAGCCCCCACCGCCCCAGGGGAAGAAGGAGAGGAAATCATCCAGGCGATCGCCATTCAGCATCAACCAGCCCCCAACGCACCACCGTTGAACAGTCGGTTTTTATCTCAGACCATCGAAGATAGTTACCGTTACGAAAATTCAGAGCAACTCACTAAAACCATCATTAACTTCACCGCTCCCCAAGCTAACCAGGGTAGAACAGCCCAATGGTTGGTGGTGGAAGCCACGGAAACGGGGGAGTTAATTGCTCTGGCCGATGTGCCCTATCGGGTGGGAGTGGATCCCCGCACCTACCTAGACCCGTCTTCCTCCAGTGTGGAAGGTTTTGCCTACTGCACCCAGGGCTTCACCTACACCTTTGCCATGGAGGCCACCGCAGAGCCCCAGCCCCAACCTGAACCAGATTTTTACCAAAGATTTACTCCCTATTACAGTTACGACCAATCAAGATTTGATTTCGATGCTTTATTTACCTATCGACGTATTTGGAGTCCCGATGGGCTAGGTATTTTTGAGCCGGCTACCCCTAACCGGCCGAAAAATCGTTTTGGGGTCAGTCCCGCCCAACCGGGGGAAATTTCCATGCAGAACTGGTTGCCGGGGAATGATTACACTCCCGGTACCCCAAAGGACAATTTTGTTTATACCAGGGAGCAACTGCAACAAACGGGACAACTGGAACCAGGGGGATGGTTGGGAGGCCTGCGGACGGAAAGCCTAGCTAATGGGGAAAAAATTGCCTTGGGTTTCTATCATTGGTTAGTGGCGGGTGATACGGACGCCAAGTTGGGGAACAACGTCAAAAAGCCCAACCCTAATAATCGTTTGCTGACGGGGCTGGATAGTCCCATGGGTACGGAGCATGGTTTATCAAAATTTCCCTATATGCGTGAAGGACGCAGAATTATTGGTCGTCCCGATTTCATTTATCCCAACGGTTTTGAAATCAATGAAACAGATATTTCCCGCCAGGATTTTAAAGACGATTTTTAC containing:
- a CDS encoding FAD-dependent oxidoreductase, which gives rise to MITHCRRTIAAIFLAIFTWPIAPGQASPPRPVDRTVECEILVVGGGLAGAATAYESLLAGKNVCMTELTDWVGGQLTSQGTSALDEKPTQTDKLFYPRGYLELRQRIKDFYGVQNPGKCWVSRSSCFLPKDGHDILMAMLKDAEKKGRGTLQWFPNTVIKELVLAPTAPGEEGEEIIQAIAIQHQPAPNAPPLNSRFLSQTIEDSYRYENSEQLTKTIINFTAPQANQGRTAQWLVVEATETGELIALADVPYRVGVDPRTYLDPSSSSVEGFAYCTQGFTYTFAMEATAEPQPQPEPDFYQRFTPYYSYDQSRFDFDALFTYRRIWSPDGLGIFEPATPNRPKNRFGVSPAQPGEISMQNWLPGNDYTPGTPKDNFVYTREQLQQTGQLEPGGWLGGLRTESLANGEKIALGFYHWLVAGDTDAKLGNNVKKPNPNNRLLTGLDSPMGTEHGLSKFPYMREGRRIIGRPDFIYPNGFEINETDISRQDFKDDFYRQNLSPRDYRRLHAELAGIDGLDVLDGNLSPDAVERRQRATMYPDSVGIGHYNIDFHPCYLEYPVEKPGNIERPGERQAHTPSYPFQIPLRAMIPQRIDNLLVVGKTIATSHIAAAAYRVHSFEWSSGAAAGIVAVDGLQNDYLPYQLVNQTALIANPKLLQLRRKIDGTDNPTVFPNTSIFTSFENWK